AGAGGTACAAGGCTTATACAAACCACCAATGCCATGGTTGTACATCAGTCAGCCCCACAGGCTCTCCCTGTCTATGGAAGGAAATCAAGAAATCTGATGCCTCTGAACACATACAAAATTATAAAGCCAGGTCAGAAGCAACCAGTTTCCTTTTGTAGAAGAAGCAAGGTTGAGCTTTGGAGAACTGGTACCATCCTTCTAGGAATTATGAGACTTAACTCTGGACAGCCTCAGCCAGTGTCAATCAAACACTAAGTGACTGACTGGGTGTTTCAGAGGAAGGGCTGGGAACCTCTGATgagctgcctttttttaagCTATGACTTAATATGCAAGGAtggttttatctttaaaatgctAGTTTCTTCCTCTTTGGTGAGCTTGGATTAAAAGACATTCCATAAACTTTGGGTTAGTTTCCTTGTAATTTGCCTTCATAACACTGAAAGTGTTTACAAGAAAAGATACAGGATCGAATGGCAGCGTGTGAGGTATCCTTGGGGAAACATCAGGGAACAGAATTGCGTTCAGTTTGGTTTAACACATTTAGCTGCGTAAGGCAAACTGAGAACGGTAACTAAGCCTAAAGACTCAAGGAAACAGAAGTTTGTTAAAAAATGGCCTGTAACACACACAAGGAGATAAAGCTTCAAGCTCAGTTAGGTACTAGGGTGGGAACATGGAGAAACAATCACTGGCAACACTCAGTGTCTaaggaacagcagcaacagccccATGAGAGACATCCAGTGAAAACAGAAGGCAATCGTTTTTCTTTAGCTCTTCCCTGGCACCAGGGAAACCTGCAGCTGCTTTGGGAGTTTCCTAACCTCTGTAGCTTTGAAGCCTTTGGCTCAGACACAATCAGCTTACAAGATCTTGTCAAAAGAGTGATGACATACAGTTAAGCCAATCCACCTAACGCTGCATCTTTGTTGCATCTGTTGGCCAACAGCATGGGCATGGACAGTTACAGATTTCAATTTAAGTAACAGCAATTTAATTGTGTCTGACCCTCTGCCATGCCAATCTGCACAGGAAGTAGGGTGCTGAAGATGATGCCAAGAAGACAGTACAAGAGCACTTTAGATCTCTTCAAACATTCCTACATGTAAAGTCTTTTCCCTAAAATAATGTTTCCTCTTAAGCTATTGGTTTCATCACTTTGTATATAATATATGTTCCTTTAATTTCTACACACACCACACTGGGCTCTAACTTAATGGGATATGGGACTGAATTGTTaccatctatttttaaaaaaaaacaactaaaaaagCACCAACAgccatctaaaaaaaaaacagtatcatttttcccttttactcCCAAATACTAAACTTAACCCAAGCTTGGAGGTTTCATCTTTCCAGTGGCAATACCTATGAACCTAGGCTAGCCTTCCTCCATGGGCTGGGAGAGAAAGAAGTTATGTCCAGTAGCAAAGAGGATTacaaaaatatacacatttttgggagaagaggaaggcagaACCTAGAGTCTGAACTCTGCTCAGGACAGTGGCATTGTAGTGTCCTCTCCAAACTGCTTTCGCTACCAGCGCTGGTGGTTCCTCCTCTTTGTTTCATTATACATAATCCTTCCCTGTGGAGGGAGCATTTTTTGGATAGCCTCGGGTGGGTGGATACGAAGTTTCTCTCCGTGGACAGGAACAGCAGAGGAAGGCTCCCCCCAGAATGGCCAGAGAAGCAGCTGCCCAGCCAAtgaagagagctgatccaaactcaAATCTGGCGGGGAAACAAGGAAGAAAGTGAATACTGAAAGTAATGCCTCTGGATTAGTGTTAGCATGTCCACACAAAGCAGAAGGGAGCTGAAtttgggatggaggtggctTCCTGCAAGACGGCAATTTGGAGCGTTCAGAGACTCTGCTGACCCTCAAAGCCCGGAGCTTTGCACACTGGGTTAGTCCAGTCTGTCAGCtcaccctgcacagctgcagcagagccaagCTCCATACAAACCAGGCTTTAAGCATTTAGTggaggaaaaacacagaagtcACAGCAGTTAAGTCTCTGGCAGCAATGCTGCTTTAAGTCTGGGCTTTGTTTTAAGAGCCACATGGATGATGAGATATGGTCCTAATGCTCCTTCTGCACAGTATGAAGCCAACCCAGCTATCTCAGGAAATTCCCTTCTTTGTTTTGAGCCACTGCTACTCAAAACTAAGTCCTGTGAGCATTTGTCATGCTATACTATAGTGTTATATCAAATGGGTCAGTACCTGGTGTTGACAGGGGTGAAAGGGTCATAAAAGGCCCGAGCCACTCTGTTGCCGTACCATGACGTGGCCACCAGCGCTGCCAAACCTGCACATGAAGGGAATACAATGTCATGCCTTATTaagaaacccaaaacaaaaaatcattgCAAAAATTATGTAGCGTAACCAGTATCCAGTGCGATGCTGAGCTGCTTCTGCCCTGGGAAGACCCAAGATGTTACTTAGTGCAGAGTCCTGCTTTTCACTGAAGCAGTGCATACAGGCCAAACTCAGCTCTCGCTAATAGAGATGAAGGCATACAGTCCATATACAAGGCATAATGCTGGTGCCAAAAGACCTAGTTGATGCCTCAGATAGCCAGCAGCTACTGTGCCAAAGTCTGCTAGGGAATTCCCAGCCCAAAATGCTCTTGAAGCAATGACACCAAGTTCTCCCCATCTGCTCACATCCCATGCAGGATAAATACTATTTAGGAAATGgcacattttaatattaaatacatCTGTACATTACCAACCTGCAATGATGAAGATCACCCCACCGAAGACAGCCATCCGCATCTTCTTCACCTGATCATCTTCCATGCACTTCATGCAT
This sequence is a window from Phalacrocorax carbo chromosome 7, bPhaCar2.1, whole genome shotgun sequence. Protein-coding genes within it:
- the CLDN1 gene encoding claudin-1, with protein sequence MASGGLQLLGFVLAFLGWIGIIISTAMPQWKMASYAGDNIVTAQALYEGLWMSCAMQSTGQIQCKVYDSLLKLEGSLQATRALMVAAILLGLVAVFVAVTGMKCMKCMEDDQVKKMRMAVFGGVIFIIAGLAALVATSWYGNRVARAFYDPFTPVNTRFEFGSALFIGWAAASLAILGGAFLCCSCPRRETSYPPTRGYPKNAPSTGKDYV